One genomic segment of Carassius carassius chromosome 21, fCarCar2.1, whole genome shotgun sequence includes these proteins:
- the mmp9 gene encoding matrix metalloproteinase-9 — MRLRVLAFLVLGTCSLRAWCVPLKSVYVTFPGDVIKNMTDTQLADEYLERYGYKDVLKKSGLQAVMSTSKALQKLQNQLGLEETGSLDQATIDAMKQPRCGVPDIRNYQTFRGDLKWDNKDVTYRILNYSPDLDASLTDDAFARAFKVWSDVTPLTFTRLYDGTADIMISFGKADHGDPYPFDGKDGLLAHAYPPGQGMQGDAHFDDDEYWTLGSGPAIQTHYGNAEGAMCHFPFLFEGTSYSSCTTEGRTDGLPWCATTADYDKDQKYGFCPSELLFTFDGNGNGAPCVFPFVFGGKKYDSCTTDGRDDGYRWCATTANYDSDKQYGFCPNRDTAVIGGNSEGEPCQFPFTFLGDIYSSCTSEGRSDGKLWCATTSNYDTDKKWGFCPDKGYSLFLVAAHEFGHALGLEHSNVKDALMYPMYRYVEDFSLHHDDIKGIQYLYGPNPGPDPTPPEPEFTTYSPFLPTKSTPSEKTTTVSTTVHVDPSKDACLIKEFDSITEIQKELHFFKNGHYWKVSNKGEREGPFLISEKWPALPAVINTAFEDQLTQKIYFFAEKQFWVYTGNEVFGPRKIEKLGLPNNLDRVDGAVQRKEGKVLLFNRENYWRLDVKAQLIDSGFPRFTDSFFTGVPLDSHDVFLYKGFIYFCRENFYWRRNAKRQVDRVGYVKYDLLKC; from the exons ATGAGACTTAGAGTCTTGGCATTTCTGGTTCTGGGAACCTGTTCTTTAAGAGCCTGGTGTGTGCCGCTCAAATCTGTGTATGTGACGTTCCCTGGAGATGTGATCAAGAACATGACTGACACACAGCTGGCAGAT GAGTACCTGGAGCGTTATGGCTACAAAGATGTTCTCAAGAAGAGCGGACTGCAGGCAGTCATGTCCACTTCTAAAGCACTGCAGAAGCTCCAGAACCAGCTCGGGCTGGAGGAGACGGGCTCTCTTGACCAGGCCACGATTGATGCCATGAAGCAGCCTCGCTGTGGGGTCCCAGACATCCGCAACTATCAGACTTTCAGAGGAGACCTGAAGTGGGATAACAAGGACGTTACATACAG GATTTTGAACTACTCACCTGACCTGGACGCCTCTTTGACTGATGATGCCTTTGCCAGAGCTTTCAAAGTCTGGAGTGACGTTACCCCTCTGACGTTCACGCGCCTCTATGACGGCACTGCTGACATCATGATCTCCTTTGGCAAAGCTG aTCATGGCGATCCTTATCCCTTTGATGGGAAAGATGGGCTGCTGGCTCATGCCTACCCTCCAGGTCAGGGAATGCAGGGAGATGCCCATTTCGATGATGATGAATACTGGACCCTTGGCTCTGGACCAG CGATTCAAACCCACTATGGTAATGCAGAGGGTGCGATGTGTCACTTCCCCTTCCTGTTTGAGGGAACATCCTACTCCTCCTGCACCACGGAGGGGCGCACAGATGGTCTCCCCTGGTGCGCAACCACCGCAGACTACGACAAAGACCAGAAATATGGCTTCTGTCCCAGTGAGC TTCTCTTTACGTTTGACGGGAACGGCAATGGAGCACCATGTGTTTTTCCCTTCGTGTTTGGTGGgaaaaaatatgactcgtgtaccaCAGATGGACGAGATGACGGGTATCGCTGGTGTGCCACTACAGCTAACTATGACAGTGATAAACAGTATGGATTCTGTCCTAACAGAG ATACAGCTGTGATTGGTGGAAATTCAGAAGGGGAGCCATGCCAGTTTCCTTTCACCTTCCTTGGAGACATATACTCTTCTTGCACCAGTGAAGGCCGTAGCGATGGAAAACTCTGGTGTGCGACTACCAGCAACTATGACACAGATAAAAAATGGGGATTTTGCCCTGATAAGG GATACAGTCTGTTTCTGGTGGCTGCTCATGAGTTTGGACATGCGCTTGGTTTGGAGCACTCAAACGTCAAAGACGCACTGATGTATCCCATGTACAGATACGTAGAGGATTTCTCTCTGCATCATGATGATATTAAGGGCATTCAGTATCTCTATG GACCTAATCCTGGCCCTGATCCCACTCCTCCAGAACCAGAGTTCACCACTTACTCTCCGTTTCTGCCAACTAAATCCACCCCCAGTGAGAAAACAACCACCGTTTCTACCACAGTACACGTCGACCCTTCAAAGGATGCTTGCCTAATCAAGGAATTTGATTCCATCACTGAAATCCAGAAAGAGCTTCATTTCTTCAAGAATGG GCACTACTGGAAGGTCTCAAACAAAGGAGAACGCGAAGGTCCTTTCTTGATATCTGAGAAGTGGCCTGCCTTGCCAGCTGTTATTAACACAGCCTTTGAGGACCAGCTAACACAGAAGATCTACTTCTTTGCAG AAAAACAGTTCTGGGTTTATACTGGAAATGAGGTATTTGGACCACGTAAAATCGAGAAGCTTGGCCTGCCAAACAACTTGGACAGGGTAGATGGAGCTGTGCAGAGAAAAGAAGGCAAGGTGCTCCTGTTTAACAGGGAGAACTACTGGAG ACTTGATGTGAAGGCTCAGCTGATAGACAGTGGATTCCCACGATTCACTGACTCATTCTTTACTGGAGTGCCCTTGGATTCACATGACGTATTCCTCTACAAGG GATTCATTTACTTCTGCCGGGAGAATTTCTACTGGAGAAGGAATGCCAAGAGGCAGGTTGACCGAGTAGGTTATGTGAAGTACGACCTCCTAAAATGCTAA